A genomic stretch from Rhineura floridana isolate rRhiFlo1 chromosome 18, rRhiFlo1.hap2, whole genome shotgun sequence includes:
- the LOC133372679 gene encoding arylacetamide deacetylase-like 4, with the protein MCLALLTLMSCLFLCLVVLIYKDVRRTDLPSGVCGPAKLFFVSINVHAVFRVALLLEKLGICHKSKIFRVAFNGIPPMKDSRLIIKDLVFDEVPVRLYCPKTSTPENRRGMIYLHGGVAIFGSIRGYERVCRYIARESNSVVVSVGFRLAPEHLYPVPVLDCCTAAIHFLKNAKDYGVDPNHIAIGGDSSGGTFAAVVCQELVTRVDLPRMQAQIMVYPFLQAVDFSLPSHQQNHSVPMLFKKWAIRLGFEYVTGKISNIDEFMRNAHVPEDMRMKYRKWISADNIPEEFKVRGYVPEVPAPFSEHLYETCQPVFEPRFSPLLAEYTVIEQLPETFILTCEYDVMRDDGLLYKKRLEDNGVPVTWHHVQDGFHGMISFIDYGPLEFQNSRTSLQHLTHFLESL; encoded by the exons ATGTGCCTTGCGCTGCTGACATTGATGTCTTGTCTCTTCCTCTGTCTGGTGGTGCTCATTTATAAAGATGTCCGACGAACAGATCTCCCTTCAGGTGTCTGTGGACCTGCCAAGCTCTTCTTCGTTTCCATTAATGTACATGCAGTATTTCGTGTG GCACTTCTTCTGGAAAAACTTGGCATTTGCCATAAAAGTAAAATCTTTCGAGTTGCATTTAATGGGATCCCACCAATGAAGGACTCAAGGCTAATAATCAAGGACCTGGTTTTTGATGAAGTGCCGGTGAGGTTGTACTGCCCCAAAACATCAACCCCTGAGAACAGGAGAGGGATGATCTATCTTCATGGAGGGGTTGCAATATTTGGAAGCATTC gggGATATGAAAGGGTGTGTCGCTACATTGCCCGAGAAAGTAATTCAGTAGTTGTGAGTGTTGG ATTCCGTTTAGCTCCTGAGCATCTGTACCCAGTCCCGGTACTCGACTGCTGCACTGCTGCAATACACTTTTTGAAGAATGCAAAGGATTATGGAGTGGACCCCAACCACATTGCCATTGGTGGGGACAGTAGCGGAGGaacatttgctgctgttgtttgtcAAGAGCTGGTGACCAGAGTGGACCTTCCAAGAATGCAAGCACAGATCATGGTCTACCCCTTCCTGCAAGCAGTGGACTTCAGTTTGCCTTCCCATCAGCAAAACCATTCAGTTCCCATGTTGTTCAAGAAATGGGCCATCAGACTTGGTTTTGAATATGTCACTGGGAAGATTAGCAATATAGATGAATTTATGAGAAATGCCCATGTCCCTGAAGATATGAGGATGAAGTACCGGAAATGGATTAGTGCtgataacattccagaagaatttaaagttAGGGGCTATGTCCCAGAAGTGCCTGCTCCATTTTCAGAACATCTTTATGAAACTTGCCAACCAGTCTTTGAGCCAAGGTTCTCCCCACTCCTAGCAGAATATACTGTTATCGAACAGCTCCCCGAGACATTCATTTTGACCTGTGAGTATGATGTCATGCGGGATGATGGGCTGTTATACAAGAAGCGGCTGGAGGACAATGGCGTCCCAGTGACATGGCATCATGTTCAGGATGGGTTCCATGGAATGATTTCCTTCATTGATTATGGACCGCTTGAATTTCAAAACTCCCGAACAAGCTTGCAACATTTAACCCATTTCTTAGAAAGTTTGTAG